From a single Nostoc edaphicum CCNP1411 genomic region:
- a CDS encoding transglutaminase-like domain-containing protein, which produces MLNISFALPTTASQMFGQKTIRPLTAATLCGITFIKDRLLAIDSIKGHLLEIDPTSDNSKILNPHQVKEFTDVTGLAAWEDTLWVSRENSVYLCKLNALGLEHFVTLPYPADGVAVWETAVYVSCQRLGYILVFDRETRKEITRFYAPGVGIENLAVNQEMLWICDRTEQSVYAMDRATGELQFSVLTPFECPTGIAIHKNDETGKESIYVAYASEEPYIRDNPNADPSHELTFRDRTFIHPLYYHYQPDKCYALSNGYLIEMSYAEEIAPLDEVYLPDVEWRIALPSETERQKVKHVEAIGIPFTEEVIEGQRVAVFKFDSLTPGERHIFGWKALLEVRGIKYRITPRDVEDVPELSPELQTRYLVDDDDLAMDTTIVRRAAREAIGSETNVLRKMYSIRNYVYDQLSYGIKPYIDTPDIVLERGVGSCGEYVGVLLALARLNGIPCRTVGRYKCPPHSDLLGVPLQPDFNHVWLEFYVPNFGWLPMESNPDDVGEGGPYPTRFFMGLCWYHIEIGKGITFETVTSQGARLTKEDVPIGDLAINHIRFTILKELPPF; this is translated from the coding sequence ATGCTTAATATAAGTTTTGCACTCCCCACGACCGCAAGCCAGATGTTTGGGCAAAAGACAATTCGACCGCTTACTGCTGCTACCCTGTGTGGCATTACTTTCATCAAAGATAGGCTACTTGCCATTGACAGTATTAAAGGCCATCTACTGGAGATTGATCCCACCTCTGACAACAGCAAAATTCTCAATCCCCATCAAGTTAAAGAATTTACTGATGTCACTGGTCTAGCTGCATGGGAAGATACCCTATGGGTGAGCCGAGAAAATAGTGTTTACTTGTGCAAGCTCAATGCTTTGGGTCTAGAACATTTTGTAACATTGCCTTATCCCGCTGATGGCGTTGCTGTTTGGGAAACAGCAGTTTATGTAAGTTGCCAAAGGCTGGGCTACATTCTGGTTTTTGACCGCGAAACGCGAAAAGAGATTACCAGATTTTATGCTCCTGGAGTTGGCATAGAGAATTTGGCAGTCAACCAAGAAATGCTATGGATTTGCGATCGCACCGAACAATCAGTTTACGCGATGGACAGAGCAACGGGTGAACTGCAATTCAGCGTTCTGACACCCTTTGAATGTCCTACAGGTATTGCAATCCATAAAAATGACGAAACAGGTAAAGAAAGTATTTACGTTGCCTACGCCTCAGAGGAGCCTTATATTCGGGATAATCCCAATGCTGATCCGAGTCATGAGCTAACGTTCCGCGATCGCACTTTTATTCATCCCCTGTATTATCATTACCAGCCAGATAAGTGCTATGCCCTCTCTAATGGCTATCTCATTGAAATGTCTTATGCTGAGGAAATTGCACCCTTAGACGAGGTTTATTTACCTGACGTGGAATGGCGTATCGCCCTACCATCCGAAACTGAGCGTCAAAAGGTGAAACACGTTGAAGCCATTGGTATACCCTTTACCGAAGAAGTGATAGAGGGGCAACGTGTAGCAGTATTTAAATTTGATTCTCTTACCCCAGGAGAACGGCATATATTTGGCTGGAAAGCACTTTTGGAAGTTCGAGGCATTAAGTATCGCATCACACCCAGAGATGTGGAAGACGTTCCTGAACTGTCTCCAGAATTGCAAACACGCTACCTAGTGGATGATGACGATTTAGCAATGGATACTACCATTGTTCGCCGTGCCGCCAGAGAAGCGATTGGTTCTGAAACCAATGTGCTGCGGAAAATGTACAGCATCCGCAACTACGTTTACGATCAATTATCTTACGGTATTAAACCTTACATTGACACGCCAGATATAGTTTTAGAACGGGGTGTTGGTTCCTGTGGCGAATATGTCGGTGTCTTACTTGCCCTAGCCCGTTTAAATGGCATCCCCTGCCGTACCGTAGGTAGGTACAAATGTCCTCCCCATAGTGACTTACTAGGAGTGCCACTACAACCCGACTTTAATCATGTTTGGCTGGAGTTCTACGTCCCAAATTTTGGTTGGTTGCCAATGGAATCAAATCCTGACGATGTGGGTGAAGGTGGGCCTTATCCGACGCGCTTTTTTATGGGCTTATGCTGGTATCACATTGAAATTGGCAAAGGTATCACCTTTGAAACCGTTACAAGTCAAGGTGCGCGGCTAACCAAAGAAGATGTCCCTATCGGTGATTTGGCCATAAATCATATCCGGTTTACAATTCTTAAAGAATTACCACCTTTTTAA
- a CDS encoding PAS domain-containing sensor histidine kinase — protein MNDWKSLNDFSDKQYTQQQNFSLAFLLRMINGISDPIFLKNDQHQWILLNDAFCNFIGYSREELIGKSDYDVFSKAEADVFWEKDELVFTTEITHENEELFTDSDGATHCILTKKYLFKDDLGNRFLVGIIRDLTEQKQVEAALRRSNAVLKQAEADLRQQTQELETALSKLQNTQTQLIQSEKMSSLGQLVAGVAHEINNPVSFIYGNISPADEYTKSLFSLLELYQKHYPQPVKAIHEFTNLIELDFLRSDLPKLFQSMMMGAERIREIVLSLRTFSRVDEAEMKRVDIHEGIDSTMMIIQSRFKATDQRPKIEVIKEYGNLPLVECYAGQLNQVFMNILVNAIDALEDSSVISRWSTKKRLKTDNPRIYIRTKLLTPNQVTIGIADNGLGIPEDAKKQLFDPFFTTKPVGQGTGMGLAISHQIITERHGGSLECISQPGVGTEFIIRIPLIQQRQISNA, from the coding sequence ATGAATGATTGGAAATCTCTGAATGACTTCTCTGACAAACAATATACACAGCAGCAAAACTTCTCGCTGGCTTTTCTGCTGCGGATGATCAATGGTATATCTGACCCCATTTTTCTTAAAAACGACCAACATCAGTGGATACTACTTAACGATGCCTTTTGTAATTTCATCGGGTATAGCCGAGAAGAATTAATTGGTAAGTCTGACTATGATGTTTTTTCCAAAGCGGAAGCTGATGTGTTTTGGGAAAAAGATGAACTAGTTTTTACTACAGAGATAACTCATGAAAACGAGGAATTATTTACAGATTCCGATGGCGCAACACACTGTATCCTGACCAAAAAATATTTGTTTAAGGATGATTTAGGTAATCGTTTCTTAGTTGGGATTATTCGTGATTTAACAGAGCAAAAGCAGGTAGAAGCTGCCTTGCGCCGTAGTAATGCTGTACTTAAACAAGCGGAAGCAGACCTACGACAGCAAACACAAGAACTAGAAACAGCATTATCCAAACTACAAAATACCCAAACTCAGTTAATTCAAAGCGAAAAAATGTCCAGTTTGGGTCAACTAGTTGCAGGTGTGGCACATGAAATCAACAACCCAGTTAGCTTTATTTACGGCAATATTAGCCCAGCGGATGAATACACCAAAAGTTTATTTTCACTGTTAGAACTCTACCAAAAACATTATCCCCAACCAGTCAAGGCAATTCACGAGTTTACAAATCTAATTGAACTAGACTTCTTAAGGTCAGACTTACCCAAATTATTCCAATCGATGATGATGGGAGCAGAGCGGATTCGAGAGATTGTGCTTTCCCTGCGGACTTTTTCACGCGTAGATGAAGCTGAAATGAAACGGGTTGATATCCATGAGGGAATTGATAGTACGATGATGATTATCCAAAGCCGCTTCAAGGCTACTGACCAGCGCCCGAAAATTGAGGTGATCAAAGAATATGGCAACCTCCCCTTGGTTGAATGTTATGCTGGGCAGTTAAACCAAGTATTTATGAATATTTTAGTGAATGCGATCGATGCTTTAGAAGATTCATCGGTTATATCTCGGTGGTCAACAAAGAAACGACTAAAAACGGATAATCCCCGAATTTATATTCGCACCAAATTACTAACACCAAATCAAGTCACAATTGGCATTGCTGACAACGGACTCGGAATACCAGAAGATGCTAAAAAGCAACTATTTGATCCCTTTTTTACGACCAAGCCCGTTGGACAAGGTACGGGTATGGGGCTGGCTATTAGTCACCAAATTATCACAGAAAGACATGGCGGCTCTTTAGAATGCATTTCGCAACCAGGAGTTGGTACTGAGTTTATCATTCGCATTCCCCTCATTCAACAACGTCAAATTTCTAACGCCTAA
- a CDS encoding PD-(D/E)XK nuclease family protein: protein MSTPDRPFASYHLWSLVAPATGQERWHCQMRRGFIKARQHEPQVKALLAQATAPQRIGILAQKGVYEFHHHRHLLKQADGVERVAQLLKLANSSDQVQQRVLQILKKYHDAPLLLDKDIIQLTPGDEGFPKPIVVEQEDYCFRLYAAMDCVFIESDSTLHILDFKTGKSAFDQRQALVYLLAARYLYPGREAVASFYNLEICKKSELISINNSELESLKFELANIAHKHQHDLQKYQEQSSNFSKIFPPNPGSHCRFCPFNSICEFADFKQHQSYPLPSLRVNIRR, encoded by the coding sequence ATGTCAACCCCCGATCGACCTTTTGCCAGTTATCACCTTTGGTCTCTAGTTGCCCCAGCAACCGGGCAAGAACGCTGGCATTGCCAGATGAGACGGGGGTTTATCAAAGCACGGCAACACGAACCACAAGTCAAGGCGCTGTTAGCGCAAGCCACCGCACCCCAGCGGATTGGGATACTCGCCCAAAAAGGCGTTTATGAGTTTCATCATCACAGGCATCTGTTGAAGCAAGCAGATGGTGTAGAAAGAGTTGCACAGCTACTTAAATTAGCCAACTCAAGCGATCAAGTCCAGCAACGCGTGCTGCAAATTTTGAAAAAATATCACGATGCTCCGTTGCTTTTGGATAAAGATATTATCCAATTAACTCCAGGCGATGAAGGCTTTCCTAAACCGATAGTAGTTGAACAAGAGGATTATTGTTTTCGCTTATATGCGGCTATGGACTGCGTTTTCATTGAGTCTGATAGCACTTTACATATTTTGGATTTCAAAACTGGTAAGTCGGCTTTTGATCAACGACAGGCATTAGTTTATTTATTAGCAGCTCGCTATCTTTACCCTGGGCGAGAAGCTGTGGCATCATTTTATAATTTAGAAATATGTAAAAAGTCTGAGTTAATTAGCATTAATAATAGTGAATTGGAATCATTAAAATTTGAGTTAGCGAACATTGCTCACAAGCACCAACACGATTTACAAAAATATCAGGAACAAAGCAGTAATTTCAGTAAAATTTTCCCCCCTAATCCTGGTTCTCACTGCCGCTTTTGTCCATTTAACTCAATCTGTGAGTTTGCCGATTTTAAGCAACATCAGTCGTATCCACTGCCCAGTTTAAGAGTTAATATTAGGCGTTAG
- a CDS encoding phosphoglucomutase/phosphomannomutase family protein — translation MSASSNSSKIKFGTDGWRGIIADDFTFPNVRKVTRAIATYLETAYTKDRPVLIAYDTRFLADQFAQTAAQVLADLGWTVKITDRDCPTPVIAYNARHLNSAGALMFTASHNPAPYCGIKYIPDYAGPATPEITDTIVANIESASDELPGSNPSGSISIFDPKPDYLKFIYTLLDVEKIRSANLKVKYDALYSTSRGYLDEVLQHSGVQLESFHDWRDVLFGGGMPEPKGEQLVELVEAVLRDQADLGLATDGDSDRFGIVDEQGNVLTPNTVLLLLARHLIKNKGKTGAIVRTVATTHLLDNFAAKNGLQIYETAVGFKYIGEKMRETDVLIGGEESGGLSIIGHIPEKDGVLADMLVAEAIAYEGKPLSQLVKEAIAEADGPLYNNRLDLHLTEAHKTAVIDSFTKNPPTEVAGIKVKEVGRKDGIKLYLEEGSWVLLRPSGTEPLVRVYLETNTPEKLTQIAQELESAIAKLEA, via the coding sequence ATGAGCGCTAGTAGCAATTCCAGCAAGATAAAATTTGGTACCGATGGATGGCGAGGGATTATTGCCGATGACTTTACTTTCCCAAATGTACGGAAAGTAACAAGGGCAATCGCCACTTACTTAGAAACAGCCTACACAAAAGATAGACCAGTACTTATTGCCTACGATACTCGCTTTTTAGCTGACCAGTTTGCCCAAACAGCGGCCCAAGTCCTAGCAGACTTAGGTTGGACTGTGAAAATTACTGACCGGGATTGCCCCACACCAGTAATTGCCTACAACGCCCGTCACCTAAATTCCGCAGGGGCGTTAATGTTTACTGCTAGTCATAATCCAGCACCTTACTGTGGAATTAAATATATACCCGATTATGCTGGGCCTGCCACTCCAGAGATTACTGATACTATTGTGGCAAATATAGAAAGTGCATCTGATGAGTTGCCTGGAAGCAATCCATCAGGTTCAATTTCAATTTTCGATCCGAAACCTGATTACCTGAAATTTATCTACACTCTACTTGATGTAGAAAAGATCAGAAGCGCTAATTTAAAGGTAAAGTACGATGCTTTGTATTCTACCTCTCGCGGATATTTAGATGAAGTTTTGCAACATAGTGGCGTTCAGCTAGAAAGTTTCCACGATTGGCGGGATGTTTTATTTGGGGGTGGAATGCCAGAACCCAAAGGAGAACAATTAGTTGAATTAGTGGAAGCAGTACTTCGAGATCAAGCTGATTTGGGCTTGGCGACGGATGGAGATAGCGATCGCTTTGGTATCGTTGATGAACAAGGAAACGTCCTGACTCCGAATACTGTGCTGCTACTTCTAGCACGTCATTTAATCAAAAACAAAGGTAAAACTGGCGCTATTGTCCGCACTGTGGCGACAACCCACCTGCTGGATAATTTTGCTGCTAAAAATGGGCTGCAAATTTACGAAACAGCAGTTGGTTTTAAATACATCGGCGAAAAAATGCGCGAAACTGATGTGTTAATTGGCGGAGAAGAATCAGGCGGATTGAGTATTATCGGACATATTCCCGAAAAAGACGGGGTTTTAGCCGATATGCTGGTGGCAGAAGCGATCGCTTATGAAGGCAAACCGCTAAGTCAACTTGTCAAAGAAGCGATCGCTGAAGCCGATGGCCCACTTTACAACAACCGCCTAGACTTGCACCTCACAGAAGCCCATAAAACCGCCGTCATCGACTCCTTTACCAAAAATCCACCTACAGAGGTAGCAGGAATTAAAGTCAAGGAGGTGGGGCGTAAAGACGGTATTAAGCTCTATTTAGAAGAAGGTAGCTGGGTTTTATTGCGTCCTTCCGGTACAGAACCACTGGTGCGCGTCTACCTAGAAACCAACACTCCCGAAAAACTCACCCAAATCGCCCAAGAGTTAGAGAGTGCCATTGCTAAACTAGAGGCATAA
- a CDS encoding LapA family protein, whose translation MKTLAPFLTSLVVAVWVIAIAIISVQNATPVSLKFLTFQSIQIPMGLVLAFSAGIGLIGMALLQPLWGLAGFGQGNSRLEDDAEFFVDDEDF comes from the coding sequence ATGAAAACTCTCGCTCCTTTTTTGACATCTCTAGTTGTGGCGGTTTGGGTAATAGCGATCGCAATTATTTCAGTCCAAAATGCCACACCCGTATCGTTAAAATTCTTAACATTCCAATCAATTCAGATACCAATGGGTTTAGTGCTAGCTTTTAGTGCCGGTATCGGGTTAATTGGTATGGCACTGCTGCAACCTCTGTGGGGACTTGCTGGTTTTGGGCAGGGTAATTCTCGATTGGAAGACGATGCGGAATTTTTTGTCGATGATGAAGACTTTTGA
- a CDS encoding BrnA antitoxin family protein produces MEAEYDFSQGKRGAIESTSTGKTRITICLDDEVLGWFRDQVHAAGGGNYQTLINDALREYIQQRREPLEDTLRRVLREELERIGK; encoded by the coding sequence ATGGAAGCTGAGTATGATTTTAGCCAGGGCAAGCGGGGAGCGATTGAATCAACATCAACAGGCAAAACTCGAATTACAATTTGCCTAGATGATGAAGTACTAGGATGGTTTCGTGACCAAGTTCACGCAGCAGGTGGAGGAAATTACCAAACTTTGATTAACGATGCCTTGCGTGAGTACATTCAGCAGCGCCGTGAACCGTTAGAAGATACATTACGGCGAGTATTGCGAGAAGAACTTGAGCGTATTGGAAAATAA
- a CDS encoding DUF29 domain-containing protein, which yields MSATYKADFNLWIEQTAQLLRSHHWHEIDVEHLIEEVEGLGKSERRAIASQLTRLLLHLLKWQYQPQRRSDSWLDSIADSRTQIELAIEDSPSLKSYPTEQLEESYQRARRQAAKQTGIQISVFPEECPYFLELVLDEDWLPEASDI from the coding sequence ATGAGCGCAACTTATAAAGCAGATTTTAATTTGTGGATTGAGCAGACAGCCCAACTATTGCGATCGCATCACTGGCATGAAATTGATGTAGAACATCTGATTGAAGAGGTTGAAGGCTTGGGCAAAAGTGAAAGGCGGGCTATTGCCAGTCAACTAACTCGCTTACTCTTGCATCTGCTCAAGTGGCAATATCAACCCCAGCGTCGCTCAGATAGTTGGCTCGATTCGATTGCTGATTCTCGCACCCAAATTGAGTTAGCAATAGAAGATAGTCCTAGTCTTAAGAGCTATCCTACAGAGCAACTTGAGGAAAGTTATCAAAGGGCACGTCGCCAAGCAGCCAAGCAAACGGGGATACAAATTTCTGTGTTTCCAGAAGAGTGCCCATATTTTTTAGAGTTAGTGTTGGATGAAGACTGGCTACCGGAAGCAAGCGATATTTAA
- a CDS encoding type II toxin-antitoxin system RelE/ParE family toxin, which translates to MQIKWLRRALRNLEQAHSYILKENPQAAQEVILKIQLAASQLENYPFMGRTGRIEGTRELVVSGTPYIVIYRVKEESVEILRVFHTSKRYPD; encoded by the coding sequence ATGCAGATTAAGTGGCTGCGTCGTGCGCTTCGTAATTTGGAACAAGCACATAGCTACATCCTGAAAGAGAATCCACAAGCAGCGCAGGAAGTGATATTGAAGATTCAACTTGCTGCCAGTCAACTTGAGAATTATCCTTTTATGGGGCGAACTGGACGTATAGAAGGTACAAGGGAGCTAGTAGTTTCTGGTACGCCATATATTGTTATTTATCGAGTCAAAGAAGAGTCAGTAGAAATTCTTCGGGTTTTCCACACGTCAAAGCGTTATCCAGATTAG
- a CDS encoding CopG family ribbon-helix-helix protein — MLQDNFHKTMSKENITFRIDSNQKAALDAIAAGMNRDRSYVLNEAVATYLEMYQWQIEEIQKGIAEADAGDFASDEEVKATFARLTNAD; from the coding sequence ATGTTGCAAGACAACTTTCACAAGACGATGAGCAAAGAAAATATTACGTTTCGGATAGATAGCAATCAGAAGGCTGCACTTGACGCGATCGCAGCAGGAATGAATCGCGATCGCAGCTACGTACTTAATGAGGCGGTAGCCACTTATCTAGAAATGTATCAGTGGCAAATTGAGGAGATTCAAAAGGGAATTGCTGAAGCGGATGCTGGAGACTTTGCCAGTGATGAAGAAGTAAAAGCGACTTTTGCAAGGCTCACCAATGCAGATTAA
- a CDS encoding BrnT family toxin, with protein sequence MKFEWDERKNQSNITKHGFDFADAFRIFNLPMLVYLDEREDYGEERYLGIGLLDGRIVVVIYTEPSEEMVRIISLRKALSHERKRYEQYLKNRLG encoded by the coding sequence ATGAAGTTTGAGTGGGATGAGCGTAAAAACCAAAGCAACATCACAAAGCATGGTTTCGACTTTGCTGATGCTTTCCGCATCTTTAATCTACCCATGCTTGTCTACCTAGATGAACGAGAGGACTATGGAGAGGAACGGTATCTCGGCATTGGACTACTTGATGGTCGAATTGTAGTAGTTATTTACACCGAGCCAAGTGAAGAAATGGTTCGGATCATCTCATTAAGAAAGGCACTATCTCATGAACGAAAACGCTATGAACAATACCTCAAGAACCGATTGGGTTAG
- a CDS encoding BrnA antitoxin family protein yields MNENAMNNTSRTDWVRVDAMNDEDIDTSDIPPLSEEFFAKAQLRMPKSGLTITVKVDPETFAWFKEQGETAEQQMAVALKIYAEAHKAYPGSEAKST; encoded by the coding sequence ATGAACGAAAACGCTATGAACAATACCTCAAGAACCGATTGGGTTAGAGTCGATGCAATGAATGACGAAGACATCGATACCTCAGATATTCCACCCTTGTCAGAAGAATTTTTTGCTAAAGCACAATTGCGAATGCCCAAGTCAGGTCTAACAATAACAGTTAAGGTAGATCCTGAAACTTTTGCTTGGTTCAAAGAGCAGGGAGAGACTGCGGAACAGCAGATGGCTGTAGCATTAAAGATTTATGCAGAAGCACACAAAGCTTATCCAGGGTCTGAGGCGAAGTCAACCTAA
- a CDS encoding type II toxin-antitoxin system HicB family antitoxin: MKIKAVIWQEDGVWCASVPALPGCHTWGDSYEHLLEMLQDAVQGWLEVASEREELDPEKELVEISL, translated from the coding sequence ATGAAAATTAAAGCAGTTATCTGGCAAGAAGACGGTGTGTGGTGTGCTTCTGTACCTGCCCTACCAGGATGCCACACTTGGGGAGACAGCTATGAACATTTGTTAGAGATGCTGCAAGATGCAGTTCAAGGTTGGTTGGAAGTTGCTAGCGAACGAGAAGAACTTGACCCGGAGAAAGAGTTGGTTGAAATATCGCTATGA
- a CDS encoding type II toxin-antitoxin system HicA family toxin — protein sequence MKAVSGKALCKILERQGWELKRITGSHHIYIKEGVDVILSVPVHSNRDLPTGTLKSIMKDAGLTEEDLD from the coding sequence ATGAAAGCGGTTTCAGGTAAAGCACTTTGTAAAATTTTGGAACGGCAGGGTTGGGAATTGAAACGGATTACTGGCAGTCATCATATCTACATAAAAGAAGGTGTTGATGTAATCCTCTCCGTTCCGGTTCATAGTAATCGAGATTTACCGACTGGAACTTTGAAAAGCATTATGAAAGATGCTGGACTTACCGAAGAAGATTTGGACTAA